A genomic stretch from Candidatus Baltobacteraceae bacterium includes:
- a CDS encoding methylated-DNA--[protein]-cysteine S-methyltransferase, whose protein sequence is MRCRDVEELWDEMRGDCQESVKEAVDIHLRACQHCQALYEEFEGVAYCLSCLPQPEPSCDLAKSVIEHIAQIRQRERTTPVVLTSAHTPIGRLYVGFKESKITYIGIDTGEAFEQVRARVESRLRRPVVSGEAPAWLSRTLEQFFATWRVDDRFVDIEDLTPFEQAALRAAAQIPPGEVRSYSWVASKIGRPRAARAVGQVMARNPLPLLFPCHRVVDAQGDLHNYGYGIEMKARLLKMEGYTARKL, encoded by the coding sequence ATGCGCTGTCGTGACGTCGAAGAACTCTGGGATGAGATGCGAGGAGACTGTCAGGAGTCCGTCAAGGAAGCCGTCGACATCCATCTTCGCGCTTGTCAGCACTGTCAGGCTCTCTATGAGGAGTTCGAAGGCGTCGCCTACTGCCTCTCCTGTTTGCCGCAACCCGAACCCTCGTGCGATCTCGCGAAGAGCGTCATCGAACACATCGCGCAGATCCGGCAGCGCGAGCGCACGACTCCGGTCGTATTGACCTCCGCTCATACGCCGATCGGCCGCCTCTACGTCGGCTTCAAAGAGAGCAAGATCACCTACATCGGCATTGACACCGGGGAAGCATTCGAGCAGGTGCGCGCACGGGTGGAGAGCCGCCTACGGCGCCCCGTCGTCTCGGGCGAAGCGCCCGCCTGGCTCAGCCGTACGCTCGAGCAGTTCTTTGCCACGTGGCGCGTCGACGACCGGTTCGTCGACATCGAGGACCTGACGCCGTTCGAGCAGGCCGCGCTGCGGGCGGCTGCCCAAATCCCGCCGGGCGAGGTCCGCTCCTATTCATGGGTTGCCTCGAAGATCGGCCGGCCGCGCGCCGCGCGCGCGGTCGGGCAGGTGATGGCCCGCAATCCGCTCCCGCTGCTTTTTCCGTGCCACCGCGTGGTCGACGCGCAAGGCGATCTCCACAACTACGGCTACGGAATCGAGATGAAGGCGCGCTTGCTCAAGATGGAAGGCTACACCGCACGCAAGCTTTAA
- a CDS encoding sigma-70 family RNA polymerase sigma factor has translation MSALAPLLRGVHVPPAAQPPKPPSDRTPERGVPSTETFDRIVDDYQRRLYGFALRMTGNREDAEEIVQDAFVRAYRALGKMSLEQRADLRLQPWLYTITLNVTRNRLRSKRPTNVALDALADPDALLRESHDGPPQPETIVEQNAEVALVERALLQLPMHLRAAATLRFIEGRSHPEIAEILHQPIGTVKSHVHRAVRILRRILGPQIGRIAPEGDPVHALS, from the coding sequence ATGAGCGCGCTCGCACCACTCCTGCGGGGAGTCCACGTGCCACCAGCGGCCCAGCCGCCCAAACCGCCGTCCGATCGGACGCCGGAACGGGGCGTGCCGAGCACCGAAACCTTCGATCGGATCGTCGACGACTACCAGCGCCGTCTTTACGGTTTCGCGTTGCGCATGACCGGCAACCGCGAGGACGCCGAGGAAATCGTACAAGACGCGTTCGTGCGTGCTTACCGCGCGCTTGGCAAAATGTCGCTCGAACAGCGGGCCGATCTGCGCCTGCAGCCGTGGCTCTACACGATCACGCTCAACGTGACGCGCAATCGCCTGCGCAGCAAGCGTCCGACCAACGTTGCGCTTGACGCGCTCGCCGATCCCGACGCGCTCCTGCGCGAGTCACACGACGGCCCGCCGCAGCCCGAAACGATCGTCGAGCAAAACGCCGAGGTTGCCCTGGTAGAGCGTGCGCTCTTACAACTGCCCATGCATCTGCGCGCGGCGGCAACGCTGCGCTTCATCGAAGGCCGCAGCCATCCGGAGATCGCGGAGATCCTGCATCAACCCATCGGAACCGTAAAGTCGCACGTGCATCGTGCGGTCCGCATCCTACGCCGCATACTTGGTCCGCAAATCGGACGCATCGCCCCCGAAGGAGACCCCGTTCATGCGCTGTCGTGA
- a CDS encoding cation acetate symporter, producing the protein MNQSALVMFAIFVAMALVITYWASGRSTSRRGYYTAHREISGVQTGWAIAGDYMSATSFLGITGLIAFFGFDGFIYAIGWLVAYLTVLFLLAEPLRNTGRYTVADVIAFRLRGRGVRAIAALTTLIITLFYMTAQMVGGGSLINLLVQRINETFAIIVVGLLMLIYVLFGGMLATTWVQIIKAALLLGTSIALSLLVLAHFHFSLFSLFAAASAAKTDGQTINLLRPGSFFSGPNGPLDVFSLGLALVLGTAGLPHVLMRFFTVPSAHAARISVGWAMTLIGVFYLLTAIMGLGAGTMVGQHEIGKRLRDTQAIRYIVHHPETAAQYNAELAKLGYIVPQQNTNLAAPILADAVGGPLLTAFVAAVAFATILAVVAGLTIAASSAFAHDIWDSLVRGGEGSEREHAFVARSAAVIVAILSIVLSVGLRTVNVAFLVGLAFAVAASTNAPALILALSWRRFSRSGAICGMLAGLISSLALIAISPEVMGDHALFPLRNPGIVSVPLGFLAAILGTLIARDPESEAMFSQLQVRATTGLGAEI; encoded by the coding sequence GTGAATCAAAGCGCGCTCGTCATGTTCGCGATCTTCGTCGCAATGGCATTGGTCATCACCTACTGGGCATCGGGTCGGAGTACGTCGCGTCGCGGCTACTACACGGCGCACCGCGAGATCAGCGGCGTGCAAACCGGTTGGGCGATCGCCGGCGACTACATGTCGGCAACGTCGTTTCTCGGCATCACCGGACTCATCGCATTCTTCGGCTTCGACGGCTTCATCTACGCAATCGGATGGCTGGTTGCATATCTCACCGTGCTCTTTCTGCTGGCGGAGCCGTTGCGCAACACGGGACGTTATACCGTCGCCGACGTCATCGCTTTCCGGCTGCGCGGACGCGGCGTGCGCGCGATCGCCGCACTTACGACGCTGATCATCACCCTGTTTTACATGACCGCGCAGATGGTCGGCGGAGGCTCATTGATCAATCTGCTAGTGCAGCGGATCAATGAGACCTTCGCGATCATCGTCGTCGGACTCCTGATGCTGATTTACGTGCTCTTCGGCGGGATGCTCGCGACCACATGGGTCCAGATCATCAAGGCGGCGCTTCTGCTCGGCACCTCGATCGCACTTAGCCTGCTGGTGCTGGCGCACTTCCATTTCTCGCTTTTCTCGTTGTTCGCGGCGGCATCGGCCGCCAAGACCGACGGTCAGACGATCAACCTCCTGCGGCCCGGATCGTTCTTTAGCGGCCCGAACGGTCCGCTCGACGTTTTCTCGCTCGGTCTCGCGCTGGTACTAGGCACTGCCGGATTGCCGCACGTGCTGATGCGTTTCTTCACCGTTCCGTCCGCGCACGCGGCGCGCATTTCGGTGGGCTGGGCGATGACCTTGATCGGCGTCTTCTACCTTTTGACGGCGATCATGGGCCTGGGCGCGGGAACGATGGTGGGGCAGCACGAGATCGGCAAACGTCTACGCGATACGCAAGCGATTCGGTACATCGTGCACCACCCCGAGACCGCTGCGCAGTATAACGCCGAACTCGCGAAGCTCGGCTACATCGTTCCGCAGCAGAACACGAATCTCGCCGCACCGATTCTCGCCGACGCCGTCGGCGGCCCGCTGCTCACCGCCTTCGTGGCAGCGGTGGCATTTGCCACGATCCTGGCCGTGGTCGCGGGGCTCACGATCGCAGCATCGTCCGCGTTCGCACACGATATTTGGGATAGTCTCGTCCGCGGCGGGGAGGGCAGCGAGCGCGAACACGCGTTTGTTGCGCGCAGCGCCGCCGTGATCGTCGCGATCCTCTCGATCGTACTCTCGGTCGGATTGCGAACCGTCAACGTCGCATTTCTGGTCGGCTTGGCGTTTGCGGTGGCCGCCAGCACCAACGCGCCCGCGCTCATCCTCGCGCTCTCGTGGCGGCGCTTCTCGCGCTCCGGCGCGATCTGCGGCATGCTCGCCGGACTCATTTCGTCGCTCGCGCTGATCGCGATCAGCCCGGAGGTCATGGGTGACCATGCACTCTTCCCGCTGCGCAATCCCGGTATCGTGTCGGTCCCGCTCGGCTTCCTCGCCGCTATCCTCGGCACGCTGATCGCACGCGACCCCGAATCGGAAGCGATGTTCAGCCAACTCCAGGTCCGCGCAACAACCGGACTAGGGGCGGAAATCTAG
- a CDS encoding DUF485 domain-containing protein, giving the protein MQHHHLTASEWDALAKDPEFQALLRARRRFIVPSTIFFLLFYFALLAGIGYDPALMERPVWGSLNLAYAFGFTQFLMAWLLLALYMREARTFDTRARALVDRAVSELAK; this is encoded by the coding sequence ATGCAGCATCACCATTTGACGGCGAGTGAATGGGACGCGCTTGCGAAGGATCCCGAATTTCAGGCGCTGCTGCGGGCGCGGCGGCGTTTCATCGTCCCCTCGACGATCTTTTTTTTACTCTTCTATTTTGCGCTGTTGGCCGGTATCGGATATGATCCGGCGCTGATGGAGCGTCCCGTGTGGGGATCGCTCAATCTCGCGTACGCGTTCGGATTCACGCAATTCCTGATGGCGTGGCTGCTGCTCGCGCTCTACATGCGCGAGGCGCGGACGTTCGATACGCGCGCGCGGGCACTGGTCGATCGTGCCGTTTCGGAGCTGGCGAAGTGA
- a CDS encoding SUF system NifU family Fe-S cluster assembly protein: MDDFYRDFILDHYRNPRNFGHLEHPAAVAEDLNPLCGDQIRMELDVEGDVVRDVRFSGKGCAISQASASMLTETIKGMRLEELARLSKDVVLENVGIGISPTRMKCAMLGLRVAKSAAIGELAGWPDEE, from the coding sequence ATGGACGACTTCTATCGAGATTTCATCCTAGATCACTACCGCAACCCGCGCAATTTCGGGCACCTCGAGCATCCGGCGGCGGTAGCCGAGGATCTCAACCCGCTCTGCGGAGATCAGATTCGGATGGAGCTCGACGTCGAGGGCGACGTTGTGCGCGACGTTCGCTTCTCGGGAAAGGGCTGCGCCATCAGCCAGGCATCGGCCTCGATGCTGACGGAAACGATCAAGGGCATGCGGCTCGAGGAGCTGGCGCGCCTCTCCAAAGACGTCGTGCTGGAGAATGTCGGCATCGGCATCAGCCCGACGCGCATGAAGTGCGCCATGCTCGGCCTGCGCGTCGCCAAGAGCGCCGCAATCGGCGAGCTCGCGGGCTGGCCTGACGAAGAGTAG
- a CDS encoding cysteine desulfurase has protein sequence MIAVRSPEAIAADFPILSHPTSRGKRLVYLDSAATSQKPQSVIDTLVTYYTQYNANIHRGVYEIAARATETFEAARVTVARFINADYREVIWTRNATEAINLVGYSWGLQNVRPGDVILTSQLEHHSNLVPWQLLAEKTGATLRFIPADDRGVLQLDHLDRLLEGAKLLAISHVSNTLGTITPLDRIVPAARAAGATILVDGAQGIPHLPVDVKALDVDFYAFSGHKMLGPTGIGVLYGRRALLEAMPPFLAGGDMIRKVEYEHTEFNELPWKFEAGTSNIADAIGLAAAVDYLSNLGMDWVRAHERELLAYALERLAPLESRGLAIYGPKDPALVSGVLSFNFADVHAHDLASILDTEGICIRAGHHCTMPLMEKMGWPATARASFYVYNSHDDVDALAAGIEKAARVFKV, from the coding sequence GTGATTGCCGTTCGTAGCCCCGAGGCGATCGCCGCCGATTTTCCGATCCTCTCCCACCCGACTTCGCGCGGAAAGCGGCTGGTGTATCTCGACTCGGCCGCGACCTCGCAGAAGCCGCAGAGCGTGATCGATACGCTCGTCACGTATTATACGCAGTACAACGCGAATATCCACCGCGGCGTTTACGAAATCGCCGCGCGCGCAACCGAAACGTTCGAAGCGGCGCGCGTAACCGTCGCGCGATTCATCAATGCGGACTACCGCGAAGTCATTTGGACGCGCAACGCAACCGAAGCCATCAACCTCGTCGGCTACAGTTGGGGCCTGCAGAACGTGCGGCCGGGCGACGTGATCCTCACCTCGCAGCTCGAACACCATTCGAATCTCGTCCCGTGGCAGCTCTTGGCCGAGAAGACGGGCGCGACGCTGCGTTTCATCCCTGCCGACGACCGCGGCGTGCTCCAGCTCGATCATCTCGACCGGCTGCTCGAGGGCGCGAAGCTGCTGGCGATCTCGCACGTCAGCAACACGCTCGGCACGATCACGCCGCTCGATCGCATCGTTCCCGCCGCCCGCGCGGCCGGCGCCACGATCCTCGTCGACGGGGCGCAGGGCATACCCCATCTCCCGGTCGACGTAAAGGCGCTCGACGTCGATTTCTACGCCTTCAGCGGACACAAGATGCTCGGCCCGACCGGCATCGGCGTTCTCTACGGCAGACGCGCGTTGCTCGAAGCGATGCCGCCGTTCCTGGCCGGCGGCGACATGATTCGCAAGGTCGAATACGAGCACACCGAGTTCAACGAGCTCCCCTGGAAGTTCGAAGCCGGAACGAGCAATATCGCCGATGCCATCGGTCTCGCCGCCGCCGTCGACTATCTCTCGAACCTCGGAATGGATTGGGTGCGCGCGCACGAGCGTGAGCTACTCGCCTACGCGCTCGAACGCCTCGCCCCGCTCGAGTCACGCGGCCTGGCAATCTACGGCCCGAAGGATCCCGCGCTGGTCTCCGGCGTGCTCTCGTTCAACTTTGCCGACGTGCACGCGCACGATCTGGCCTCGATCCTCGACACCGAAGGAATCTGCATCCGTGCCGGCCATCACTGCACGATGCCGCTGATGGAAAAGATGGGCTGGCCGGCAACCGCCCGCGCGTCCTTCTACGTCTACAATTCGCACGATGACGTCGATGCGCTAGCCGCCGGCATCGAAAAAGCCGCGCGTGTTTTCAAAGTCTAA
- the sufD gene encoding Fe-S cluster assembly protein SufD codes for MPDLLSAQERETELRAFARTRSGREKPGRYWKIDLETLETGANGSTGAAGRVEIEGASPRVIACDLETAARDHAELLARAFRRAIEPQHKFAHLALAHAGLGAFIYVCADCALDDPIVVRYRAAAGGTIFPYTVVLAERGAQVTIVERLDLESGAFVCGVAEVVTGENAEVTYASAQFAPPDARIVFTRAARPGRDARISWASAELGAQLSVSDLTVAIEQPGVDAKIAALFFPTGSQHVDIVSSVDHRSGDATSETLIKSAAAGRGQGRYLGNIRIAPHAQHSDASLRDDALLLSQTAHIDSVPALEIAANEVKAYHGATVGALDPESIFYMTSRGIERNEAERMIALGFFEPAIDRFPTESLREELRAALQAKVTA; via the coding sequence TTGCCTGATCTTTTGTCGGCCCAGGAGCGCGAGACCGAGTTGCGCGCCTTTGCGCGTACGCGCAGCGGACGCGAAAAGCCCGGGCGGTACTGGAAGATCGATCTCGAGACGCTCGAGACGGGCGCGAACGGTTCGACCGGAGCTGCGGGCAGAGTCGAGATCGAGGGCGCTTCGCCGCGCGTCATCGCGTGCGACTTAGAGACTGCCGCGCGCGATCACGCTGAATTGCTGGCGCGCGCCTTTCGCCGGGCAATCGAACCCCAACACAAATTCGCCCATCTCGCGCTCGCGCACGCAGGACTTGGCGCGTTCATCTACGTTTGCGCGGATTGCGCGCTCGACGATCCGATCGTCGTGCGGTATCGCGCCGCCGCCGGCGGGACGATCTTCCCGTATACCGTCGTGTTGGCCGAGCGCGGCGCGCAGGTGACGATCGTCGAACGTCTCGATCTCGAGAGCGGCGCCTTCGTCTGCGGCGTGGCCGAAGTCGTGACCGGTGAGAACGCGGAGGTGACCTATGCCTCGGCGCAGTTCGCGCCCCCCGACGCACGCATCGTCTTTACCCGGGCCGCTCGCCCGGGCCGTGACGCGCGGATCAGTTGGGCCAGCGCGGAATTGGGCGCGCAACTCTCGGTCAGCGACCTTACCGTCGCCATCGAGCAGCCCGGCGTCGACGCCAAGATCGCCGCGCTCTTCTTTCCAACCGGCTCGCAGCACGTCGACATCGTAAGCAGCGTCGATCATCGCAGCGGCGACGCCACGTCGGAAACGTTGATCAAGAGTGCCGCGGCCGGACGCGGCCAGGGGCGCTATCTCGGCAACATCCGCATCGCCCCGCACGCGCAGCATAGCGATGCGTCGCTGCGCGACGACGCATTACTCCTCTCGCAGACCGCGCATATCGATTCGGTTCCCGCGCTCGAAATTGCGGCTAATGAAGTCAAAGCGTATCACGGAGCAACCGTCGGGGCGCTCGATCCCGAAAGCATCTTCTACATGACCAGCCGGGGCATCGAACGCAACGAGGCGGAGCGGATGATCGCGCTGGGCTTTTTCGAACCTGCGATCGATCGCTTTCCGACCGAATCGCTACGCGAAGAACTACGCGCGGCGCTGCAAGCCAAGGTGACGGCGTGA
- the sufC gene encoding Fe-S cluster assembly ATPase SufC, with the protein MAESGLKISDLRVSVEGNEILKGIDLTVEAGKVHALMGPNGSGKSTLAFSLTGHPHYDVTAGRASLDGEDLLALASDKRARAGLFLSFQYPAAIPGVKVPNFLYAARQAVRPGELTPAKFRTLLLEKMDVLGMDPSFLGRYLNDGFSGGEKKRLEMLQLAVLAPKYAILDETDSGLDVDALKDVADTIIALRASNEGRDTGFLIITHYPRILQYITPDVVHVMIDGRIVKTGGADLAQRIESEGYDVLREETGALA; encoded by the coding sequence GTGGCCGAATCAGGGCTCAAGATTTCAGACCTGCGGGTCAGCGTCGAGGGGAACGAGATCCTCAAGGGGATCGACTTGACGGTCGAGGCGGGGAAAGTCCATGCCCTCATGGGGCCGAACGGCAGCGGCAAGTCGACGCTTGCCTTCTCCCTTACCGGCCATCCGCATTACGACGTTACGGCGGGCCGCGCGAGCCTGGACGGCGAGGACCTGCTCGCCCTCGCTTCCGATAAACGCGCGCGGGCCGGCCTCTTTCTCTCCTTTCAATATCCGGCCGCGATTCCGGGCGTGAAGGTTCCCAACTTTCTCTACGCCGCGCGTCAGGCGGTCCGTCCGGGCGAGCTCACGCCCGCGAAATTCCGCACGCTGCTGCTCGAAAAGATGGACGTGCTCGGCATGGACCCGTCGTTTTTGGGCCGGTATCTCAACGACGGTTTCTCGGGCGGAGAAAAGAAGCGGCTCGAGATGCTGCAGCTGGCCGTGCTCGCGCCGAAGTACGCAATTCTCGACGAGACCGACTCGGGACTCGACGTCGACGCGCTCAAGGACGTCGCCGATACGATCATCGCACTGCGCGCAAGCAACGAGGGTCGTGATACCGGCTTTTTGATCATCACTCACTATCCGCGCATTCTCCAGTACATTACGCCCGACGTGGTGCACGTGATGATCGACGGCCGCATCGTCAAGACCGGGGGCGCGGATCTGGCGCAGCGGATCGAGAGCGAAGGGTACGACGTTCTACGTGAGGAGACCGGCGCACTTGCCTGA